Genomic window (Salinigranum halophilum):
CCGCGAGCTGGGTCGGTGTCGGAAAGGCGTGGTACGTCTCGTCGCCGACCACCACCTCGTCGCCGTACTCGCGCGCCAAGCGCCGCTGCATCTCGTGAATGCGGGAGACCCGCATCTGCGCCGAACAGATGAACGAGACGAGACAGGCGAACGCCGGGTCGCGAACGAGTCGCATGCCTCGATACCGCTCGTAGGCCCGGCGGAGCAGCGGGAGGTCGGGCGTCGAAGCGAGGATGCGGTCGAGGTCGTCGTCGAGGCGGAGGAGGTGAGTCAGGATGGGCACCGCGTCGGTGGTCGACTCCCACGCGAGCTGTCCGTCCTGCTGCCGAACCCGAACGACGGCCTGTTCGTCGGAGACGCCGTCGATAGGGGGGACGACCGTCTCGTACCAGGCGTCGCCGCCGTGGGCGTGCAGCGAGTCGTACATCCGGCCGTCGGCGCGGTCCCACAGGTACGACTGCCCGCTCTCCAGCGTGGCCTGCAGGTCGAACGGGCCGACCTCGGAGAGCGGAATGACGCCAGTCTCGAACTCGCTCGTCGTGGACTCGCTACTCATCGACGAATGCGACGGACGCGAGCGGATTGTCGGTTTCGGTCCGCAGTCGACTGGCCAGCGAGAGCCTCACCGCGCGGCGCTCCCGCCGTCGTCGAGGCCCGTCCCTCCGTGTCGGCGACACGTCGGGGCACAGCGAGTGGAACGCCGGCGTGAGCGGTCAGAACCGCGTCAACGGCTCCAACTCGACACCGACCTCCGCTCTGTAGTCCCGGGCGGCGACGTACACCAGCACGCCGAGCGTCTCCCACCCGACGAGCGCCGGGACCGCACTCTCCAGCGGGCGACGGACGAGCGGGTCGGCGACCGGCCCGGTGAGGGTCGGACCCACGCGGGTGTAGCCGAGGACGACGACCGGGTCGAGAGTGAGTGCCTGCCAGAGCAACAGCGCTGTGAGCCCCGCGCCGCTCAGCCCACAGACCGCCAGCAGTCGGGGCGAGAGGCGGAACGCACACGCCCGATAGAGGTCGGGGTTCACGACAGGCAGCGCGGCCGTCGTCAGCCCGTGGGCGACGTAGAGGACGAGCAGGCCGGGGACGACGAGGAAGAGACCGACGAAGACGGCGTCGACGAAGACGAGGGTCCCGGCGAGACCGAAGACGACGAGGCTCGCGACGTCCGGCGCGCCGAAACGGTTCGTGTGCGCCAGCGGCGGCACCACCTCTCCGAGTCCGGCGAGCGTGCGGGTCGGTGCCCACGACAGGGCGACGAGCGCGGCGAGGGTGGCGAGGACGAGTCCGGGCGTGACGAGGGCGGTGGCAGCGACGTCGAGACCCGAGGCGGCCGCGTCGACGAAGGGGACGGTCGCGAAAATCATGCGCGCCCACGGGATGACGCCGAGCGTGACGAAGGCAATCAGCGTCACGAGCAGTCCCACCCCGGTGACCCCACCGAGCAGAGCCCGCGGAAGCGTCTCCCGCGGCGACTCCACCTCGCCGGCAAGGCCGACACACGCCTCGAACCCGACGAAGCCGAAGAGCGCGACGAGCGCTCCGCGCCCCAGCGACAACACCGGCTGGTCTCGCAGGACAGGTGTCGGCAAGAGCGGGACGAAGTTGCTCGGCACGACGACCGAGAGCGCCGCGGCCGCGAGCACGAGGACGAAGAGCGTGAACCCGCCCGACAGGAGCAGGCCGAGTCGACCGACGACGGCCGGCCCCGCGAGGTGGAGCGCGAGGAGACCGCCGAGCACCACGAGCGCGACCGTGTCCTGTGCGACGGGGAGAGCCAGCAGGCGGGCGAGATACTGCGCCAACAGCGCGAGGAGCGCGGCGTACGCGGCGGGTTTCGGCCAGACGGTGAAGAAGCCGACGGCGCGCGAGCGCCACGTCCGCGAGAGGTGCAGGTACGCGCCCGCGCTCCGGTCACCGAGCGGCCCCGAGAGGAACGTCGCGTATCCGACCGTCAGCGCGAGCGCGCCGGCCGTCGCGATGAGAAAGCCCACCGGTGTCATCGGTCCGGCGAGGGTCTCGACGCGCTCGGGGATGTACAGCGCGCCGACACCGAGCAACGCGCCGGTGACGACGGCGAGCGCGTGGGGAAGCGACAGCCGCCGGTGCCCGCCAGCCATTGGCGGGTCGAAGGCGTCCGGCGCGAAATAATCTCGGTTCGGCGGTCCGCGCGGCCGAAGAGTGAGGACCCTGGCTCCCGTAGTGAGAGTGATGTCCGTCGAGACCGCTCACGCACAGCGGGTCCGCGAGCGCGCCGTCGAGCGCGCGGCGACACAGGCGTCGGTCACCCCCGACACCCCGGTGTGGGTCGGCGTCGTCCGCTCACCACCAGGGTGGTTCCACCGACGCGTCGACGTCGCCCTGCCCGCGCTGGGGCTCTCGGTAGAGACGCACGAGACGCTCGTGCGCCGCCGTCGTGACCTGCGGATGCAGGGGCTCTGCGCGGAGGGAGCACACAACGCCGCGTGGGAGGAACTCGACGTCGACGAACACTACCGCGCCCACCTGTCGAGTGAGGACGCGCGGGAGGCCCTGGCGTCGCTCGCTGTGCGCAGGGAGCGCGAGCGTATCGTCCTCGCGACGGACCGCCAGCCGGGGTTCCGGTGTCACCGGGCCGTCCTCGCGTCGGTGCTCGCCGGCGACTGAGTCCCGGTGGCTACCGGTTTCTGCTCACGGGGAACTTCACGCGGTCGGGCTGTTCGTTGAACCGGTCCAGGATACGCTCGTAGAGGACGTTCCGGGTTCGTGCGCCGCGTCGGGGGTGGACGAGGTACCGGAGGCGGAGTTCGACCCACGACTCCGTCTGCACGACGTTCACCGTCGGTCCGTCCTGAACCTCGAGTTCGACTGCGGTCTCGGCGAGACGCTCGCGGTAGTCGGCAATCTCGCGGGCCATCGCGTCGCCGAGGTAGTCGTCGGCAACGTCGACCATCGTCTGCCGGGCGAACCGGAGGTCGGTCTCGAACGCCACCTGGACCGACAGTTCGTTCCAGACGTGGTCGACGAGCGTCGTGTAGTTGACGACCTGTGCGTTGAGGACGACGCTGTTGGGCACCGTCACGACCCGGCCGGAGGGCTGGTGGGTCGAGACGAGGTCGCCGTTGACCTCCCAGAGGGTCGTGACGAGGAAGTCTACCTCGATGACGTCGCCCTTCGAGTCCTCTATCTTCACCCGGTCCCCGACGGCGTAGGGGCGCTTCAGCATGATGTAGACCCAGCCCAGAAGCGAGAGGAGCGGCTGCTGGAGGGCGAAGGTGACGGCGAACCCGACGACACCGAGCGAGAGGAGGACGCCGACCCACTGCTCGGTGATGATACCGAGGACGGAGATGAGAGCGGTGCCGCCCAGGAAGAGTCGGAGGACGTTGCGGACGTCGTGGGCGCGGCGCTTCGTGAAGCGGGTCGAGAGCGCCCGGAAGACGATGACGTAGACGCCGTAGAAGCCGAGGACGGTCGCGACGACGAGCAGGACCTTCGTGAGCACCACGTTCCCCGGAAGGACCGTCGTCGGGAACGGGTCGGGGAAGGGGGCCGTCGCCTGGATGTACCCCGCGACGAGCGCGGCGAGGGCGGCGATGGCGAGCGCGGAGGAACCCAGTCGGCGCGTCACGGCGCGGAGGTTGTGTCGGCGGGGCAAAACAGTGTCGGCGACGACACCGGGAGTCGAGAACGAGTGGGGTGCTGCCGTGAGTCGCGGTACCGAGAGCCCGTGAAACACGGCTCTAGCGGCTCTTAAGCGCCTGGAGCCCCGAACGTCGGGTATGAACTGGAACGCGACGCTGGACCTCGTATACCTCGGGAGCGCCGTCGGGCTGGCGGTGCTCGCGGTCGGTGAACTGTTCGGCGTGAGTAGTGTGAGTCTCGTCGGTGTCGGCCTCTTCGTCGGGGCCGTCCTCGCCGGGTTCCCGGTGATGGCGACGCGACTCGTGAAGGGTACCCGCCGTGAGCTGAGCGCCTCGGCGCTCGACCTCGACTTCGCCTTCGCTCCGGCCGACACGACACCGAACCGAAAAGGGCAGTAGTCGGCCAGAACGGACTGGAGGCAGGAGCGCCCGTCACGGTGGACGCCTCGCCGAACCGACCCGGACCGAGTCGTCCCGACCGTGTCGTGCTCGCGACACAGCGCCCGCTCAGCGGATGTAGATGTCGGTGAGGCTCGCGAGCTCGTCGGCGATGCCGTCTTCGAATCCCTCGCGGGTGACGCGCCAGCCCCAGTTGCCTTCTGCGGTTCCGGGTGTGTTGAACCGGGCGTGTGAGTCCAGTCCGAGGAGGTCCTGCATCGTGGTGAAGGCCATCACCGCCTCGGAGTTCCAGACGGCCTCGATCATCGACCAGTGGATGTTCGAGCCGTCGACGCCGAGGTTGTAGTGGAGGCAGTCCTTCTGGCGCTGTCCGAGGTCCTGGTAGTAGCCGACGATGGTGTCGGTGTCGTGCGTCGAGGTGTAGCCGACGACGTTGTCGGGGTAGTGCATGGGCTGATACATGTGTCCGCCTTCGCACCAGTCGGCGTACTGCGGGACGCGCATCCCGGGGAACTCGAACCGGTCGCGGAGGTCGACGAGCCCCTCGTCGAGGAAGCCGAGGTCCTCGACGATGAAGGGGAGTTCGCCGAGTTCGCGTTCGACCGTCTCGAAGAAGTCGTGGCCGGGCGCGTCCACCCACTCACCGTCGCCGGCCCAGTCCGAGTGCGCGTCGATGGCCCAGTACTCGTCGAAGCCCTTGAAGTGGTCGATGCGGGTGATGTCGACGAGGTCGAACAGCCGTTTCAACCGAGCGAGCCACCAGTCGTAGCCGTTCTCGCGGAGACGGTCCCAGTCGTAGAGCGGGTTCCCCCAGCGCTGGCCGTCGTCCTGGGGGTTCGGCGGGACGCCCGCGACCACGGTAGGCTCGTTGTTCTCGTCGAGACGGAAGGCGTCGGGGGCGGTCCAGACGTCGGCGCTGTCGAGGGCGACGTAGATCGGCAGGTCACCGACCAGCTGGATACCGCGTTCGGCGGCGTACTCGCGGACCGCCTTCCACTGGCGGTCGAAGACGTACTGGACGAACCGCCGGAAGGCGACCTCCTCCGAGAGTTCGTCACGGTATCGGTCGAGCGCGTCGGGGTCGCGCGTCTTCACCTCGTGGGGCCACGTCGTCCAGAGCGCGCCCTCGAACTCGTGTTTGAGCGCCATGAAGAGCGCGTACCCGTCGAGCCAGGAGGCCTCGCGCTCGCAGAAGTCGTGGTACTCGTCGGTGGGCTCGAACCGCTCGAACGCCGTGTGGAGGCGGTCGCGCTTGAACGACGCGACGTGGTCGTAGTCGACGTGGTGGGCGTCGAACTCCTCGCCTTCGAGTTCGGCCTCGGTGAGGAGGCCGCGGTCGACGAGACGGTCGAGGCTGATGAGAAGCGGGTTGCCGGCGAACGCGGAGAACGACTGGTACGGCGAGTTGCCGTGGGCCTGCGAGATGGGCCCGAGCGGACAGAACTGCCAGAGCGACTGATTTGCGCGGTCGAGGAAGTCGAGGAAATCACGCGCCCCCTGTCCGAGGTCACCGATACCGTGTGGGCCGGGGAGCGACGTGACGTGCATGAACACGCCGCCCTGACGCTGGAATCGCATACGCGCCGGTTCGATAGCGGGACACATTAAGCGTAGGGCTTCGGCGGACGCGCGAAACGGGGCGTTGCCGACGTCTGGTGCGGTGCTGTCTGTCAGCTGTACTCTCTGGTGGTCGTGAGAAACAGTATTGACCTCTGGTTGAGAGTGTCCAGCACGAATCAAATGGCTGAACCTCCATCACGCAGCGGGAACGACGTCGGGTCGGGCGACGAGGGAAGCCACCCCGAGGCTGAGCGCCTCTCGAGCGGCATCAGCGGACTCGACACGGTCCTCGGCGGGGGGTTCCTCACGGGATATCACTATCTGATTCGCGGCACGCCCGGGGCCGGCAAGACGGTGTTGGGCTGGCACTTCCTGACCGCCGGTGGCCGCGGGGACGCCCTCTACGTGACGTTCGAGGAACGACCCGAGAAGATTCGGCGAAACGCCGCGTCGTTGGGGCTCGACCTCGACGGCGTCACCATCTTGGATTTGAGCCCCGAGGCGCGGTCGGTCGCCGAAGGCGGCAGCTACGACGTGTTCGCCCCCTCCGCGGTCGAGTACGAGGCGCTGACCGCACGCGTCCAGACGCAGGTCGAAGCCGACCCGCCGAGTCGGGTGCTGCTCGACCCGGTGACACAGCTACGGTATCTCGCCCCGGACGAGTATCAGTTCCGGCGCGAACTCCTCTCGCTGATGGACCTGTTGACGGGGCGGGGCGAGACGGTCCTCTTCACCTCCCAGACGAGCCCCGAGACGCCCGACGACGACCTGCAGTTCATGAGCGACGGGATTCTCGAGTTGCGCCGCCCGAACGGCGGGCGGGTCCTCGACGTACCGAAGTTCCGCGGTGCCGAGGTCACCGCGGGCCCGCACGCGGTCCGCGTCGACCAGGGAGGCATGTCCGTCTACCCGCGTGTCGTCCCCGAACGCGACGGACGGCCGTTCACCCGGCGGCTCACCTCCTCCGGCGTCCCGGCTCTCGACGACCTGCTGCACGGGGGTATCGAACTGGGAACGACGACGCTCTTCAGCGGGCCGACGGGCATCGGGAAGACGACTGTCAGTGCGCTCTTTCTGATCGAGGCGGCCAGGCGCGGGCATCACTCCGTCCTGTACCACCTCGAAGAGAAACCGGAGACGTTCATCGAGCGCTGTGCGGCTATCGACACACCCGTGACGGAGTTGCTCGACGACGGGACGCTGGAGGTGGTCAGCGTGACGCCCTCGCTGTTGACGGTCGGCGAGTTCCTCGGACAGGTCCAGAGCGACGTCACGGACGACACGACGTTCGTGATGATCGACGGCGTCCAAGGGTTCGAGAAACTCACCAACCTCTCCGAGGAGCGCGAGGAGTTGTCGGCGCTCCGCAGTTATCTGACCGCCCGTGGAGTCACCGTCGTGTTGACCGACGAGATGCCGAACATCACGGGCGACTTCCGCCCGACGAAGTCGGGCGAGACGGCCATCGCGGACAACATCGTCTTCATGCGGTATCTCGAGTTCAACGGCGAGATACACCGCGCCATCGGCGTGTTGAAGAAACGGACGAGCGACTTCGAGCACCGACTGCGACGGTTCGAGATAACCGAGGAGGGAATCCGCGTCGGCGACCCACTCACCGGGCTCTCTGGCGTGCTGACCGGCGACCCGCAGTGGGTCGGCACCGACCCGGAGCGGGAGGGCGCGTTGTGAGAGACGTCCCCGCACGGGTCGCTCGGGAGCGACCCCGACAGGGGCGTGAGTCGAGCCACCCGTCGGAGCACGGGCGTCGGTAACGTCATGTGGGAGTCACCCGACACCGCCGGGACGAGTGACACCACGAGAGAGGCGTCTCCGAACAGCGGTGACGGGACGTTCCTGCCGCCGGTGGCCGTCACGTCGCCACACCGAGTTCTGCTCTTGATCGCTCACCGTCGCAACAGGACGCTCCTCCTCGACTGGTTCGCGAAGCAGTCCACGTACGACGCGCTCGATGGCATCGCCATCCTCGACGGGAGTGAGCGAACGGGGCGAGACGACGACACGCCGACCGAGCGGACGACCGATTCCCCGACGGGTCCGGGGACGGAGCGGGCGGCGACGAACCGAGGGGCCGCGGCTGGCTCGCGGGCGTGTGACCGCGGATTCGACGGGCTCGAATCGGAGGCCATCGACGTCGTGCTCGTCGACGCGTCAGCGCTCGAGCGGTACGAGACGTGGGTCAGGCGCCGGCTCGAACTCGAACGGCCGCTGCCGCTCCCGTGTCTGTTGCTCGCCGGGGAATCGACGACGCGGCAACTCTTCTCGTCGAACGCCCCCCACGGCTGGCGCACGCTCGTCGACGACGTCGTCGCGACGCCCGTCGACCCCGCGTTACTCGACCGGCGACTCCGCGCGTATCTCAGCCTCCGGGAGATGGCCGCAGAGCTAGAGCGGCGTCACGACCAGCTCTCGTTGCTCGCGCAGGTCGTCAGACACGACATCGCGAACGCCGCGACGGTCGTCACGGGCTGGGGCGAACTGTTGCGTGGGGACGTCAGCCCCGCGGGCGTCGAGGCGCTCGAACGCGTCCTTCGCGGCGGACAGCGCATCACCGAACTCGTCGAGAACAGCCGCGACCTGACGATGCTCATCGACGCCGGCCACGACCTCGAGACCGAGGCGATGCTCCTGGGGCCGATCCTCCGCGTGGAGGTCGACAACGTCCGGCGTATCCACGGTTCGACGATGAAGGCCGTGACGGTCGACCTCGTGTCGCCGCTTCCGGCGGTCGAGGTCGTGGCTGGCGGGATGCTCCCTTCGGTGTTCGCGAACCTGCTCTCGAACGCGGTCCGGCACAACGACGCCGACGCCGTCGAGATCGGCGTCACCGTCGACGTCGAACCGGACGAGGTCGTGGTCCGCGTGACCGACAACGGGCCCGGCATCCCCGACGACCAGAAAGAGCGCGTGTTCGAGCCGGCGACGAAACGCGGCGACAGTCCCGGTGACGGCCTCGGTCTCTCGCTCGTCAAGCGCCTCGTCGAATCGTACGGCGGGCGCGTCTGGTTCGAGGACGCCTCCGGTGGCGGGGTCGTCGCCTGCGTCGCGCTCTGTCGGGTCACGTCGTCGCCCCCCTGACAGTGTGCTCGTCACGACCTCACTCGAACGGACCGATACGTCGACGTCGAGCGGTGACCCACGTGCCGGTGACGGCACCGACGACCGCGCCGACCGTGTTCGCGACGATGTCACCGCCCGAGGCCGTCCGTCCGGGGACGAGCGACTGGACTGCCTCGATGCCCGCGCCGAACGCCGCGACGGCGAGGACGACGGCGACGAGGCCGACGACGCCGAACGTCACCCGTCGCGGCCGCCCGTCCAGCACCGCCAGCCCGGCGATGACGGCGTAGCTGGCGGCGTGGACCCACTTGTCGGCACCGACGCCGAGCGGGCCGGCGAGCGCGACGTCCCCGCCGGTGGTCGGCAGGGGGAGCACGGAACCGACGAAGACGACGGCGGCGGCCGCGACGAGGAGTGTCCCGAGGGCGTGCCGGCGCTCGCCGAGGAGGGACTTCATGGTTGGAATACGGTCGGTGAGGTATAAATCGTCGACGCTTGCGTGAAGTACTCACGCACGCCCTCGTGTCCGAGAGAAGCTGTCGCTGGGCGCGGAGCCGGCCGTCGCGCGCCCGTTCCAACAACACTTAATCTCCGGCCTCGTTTTCTGCGACGTATGAGTGATATCGTGGTGACCCTCCCGGACGGTTCCGAACTGGAACTGGAGGAGGGGTCGACGGTGCAGGACGCCGCGTACGCCATCGGGCCGGGTCTCGGCAAAGACACCGTCGCGGGCGTGGTCGACGGCGACCTGGTGGACAGGGCGGACGAACTGCACGACGGTGCGCGGCTCGTCATCGTCACCGACCAGTCCGACGAGTACCGACGGGTACTCCGACACTCCGCCGCGCACGTCTTCGCGCAGGCGCTCCAGCGGGTGTACCCCGAGGCGAAACTCGCCATCGGGCCGCCTACGGACGACGGCTTCTACTACGACGTCACGGGCGTCGACCTCGACGAGGACGACTTCGACGAGATCGAAGCGGAGATGCAGGCCATCGTCGACGCCGACTACGACATCGAACGCGTCGAGCGCTCCCGCGAGGAGGCGCTCGAACTCTACGCGGACAACCCCTACAAACAGGACATCCTCGAGACTGAAGCGGCCGGCGACGAGGAGCTCTCGTTCTACGTGCAGGACGACTGGCAGGACCTCTGTAAGGGCCCACACGTGGAGTCGACGGGCGAAATCGGTGCGTTCCGGCTGCTCAACATCTCCTCGGCGTACTGGCGCGGCGACGAGGAAAACGAACAGCTCACGCGCGTGTACGGGACGGCCTTCGAGAGCGAGTCCGAGTTAGCGGAGTTCCTCCAGATGCGCGAGGAAGCGAAGGAGCGCGACCACCGCAAGATCGGCCAGGAGCTCGACCTCTTCTCCATCGCCGAGGTCACGGGGCCCGGACTTCCCCTCTATCACCCCAACGGCAAGCGGGTTCTCAACGCGCTGTCGAACTACGCCGAGGAACTCAACCTCGACTCCGGCTACGACCCCGTCGAGACGCCCCACCTGTTCCGAACGGAGTTGTGGAAGCAGTCGGGTCACTACGACAACTACGTCGACGACATGTTCCTCCTCGACGTCAACGACGAGGAGTACGGGTTGAAGCCGATGAACTGCCCGGGCCACGCCACCATCTTCGCGCAGAAGAACTGGAGCTACCGCGACCTGCCGGTTCGGTACTTCGAGGACGGGAAGGTGTACCGGAAAGAACAGCGCGGCGAACTGTCGGGGCTCTCGCGCGTGTGGGCGTTCACCATCGACGACGGCCACATCTTCTGTCGCCCCGACCAGATCGAAGACGAGATCAACCTCATCATCGACTCCATCCTGACGGTCTTCGACACGTTCGACCTCGACTACGAGGTGGCGCTGGCGACCCGCCCCGACAAGAGTGTGGGAAGCGACGAAATCTGGGAGCACGCGGAGGCCCAGTTAGAGTCAGTCCTCGACGCCCAGGGGATGGACTACAAACTCGAAGCCGGCGACGGTGCCTTCTACGGCCCGAAGATCGACTTCGCGTTCGAGGACGCCCTCGGGCGGAAGTGGGACGGCCCGACGGTCCAACTCGACTTCAACATGCCCGAGCGGTTCGACCTCTCGTACACCGGAGAGGACAACGAGGAGCACCAGCCGGTGATGATTCACCGTGCCCTGTACGGGAGCTACGAGCGATTCTTGATGTTGCTCACCGAGCACTTCAACGGGAAGTTCCCGTTCTGGCTCGCACCCGAACAGGTCCGCATCCTGCCTATCAGTGACGACCAGTTAGGCTACGCCAAGCAGATTAAGAACCGCTACCT
Coding sequences:
- a CDS encoding DUF488 family protein translates to MSVETAHAQRVRERAVERAATQASVTPDTPVWVGVVRSPPGWFHRRVDVALPALGLSVETHETLVRRRRDLRMQGLCAEGAHNAAWEELDVDEHYRAHLSSEDAREALASLAVRRERERIVLATDRQPGFRCHRAVLASVLAGD
- the malQ gene encoding 4-alpha-glucanotransferase, which produces MRFQRQGGVFMHVTSLPGPHGIGDLGQGARDFLDFLDRANQSLWQFCPLGPISQAHGNSPYQSFSAFAGNPLLISLDRLVDRGLLTEAELEGEEFDAHHVDYDHVASFKRDRLHTAFERFEPTDEYHDFCEREASWLDGYALFMALKHEFEGALWTTWPHEVKTRDPDALDRYRDELSEEVAFRRFVQYVFDRQWKAVREYAAERGIQLVGDLPIYVALDSADVWTAPDAFRLDENNEPTVVAGVPPNPQDDGQRWGNPLYDWDRLRENGYDWWLARLKRLFDLVDITRIDHFKGFDEYWAIDAHSDWAGDGEWVDAPGHDFFETVERELGELPFIVEDLGFLDEGLVDLRDRFEFPGMRVPQYADWCEGGHMYQPMHYPDNVVGYTSTHDTDTIVGYYQDLGQRQKDCLHYNLGVDGSNIHWSMIEAVWNSEAVMAFTTMQDLLGLDSHARFNTPGTAEGNWGWRVTREGFEDGIADELASLTDIYIR
- the thrS gene encoding threonine--tRNA ligase, with amino-acid sequence MSDIVVTLPDGSELELEEGSTVQDAAYAIGPGLGKDTVAGVVDGDLVDRADELHDGARLVIVTDQSDEYRRVLRHSAAHVFAQALQRVYPEAKLAIGPPTDDGFYYDVTGVDLDEDDFDEIEAEMQAIVDADYDIERVERSREEALELYADNPYKQDILETEAAGDEELSFYVQDDWQDLCKGPHVESTGEIGAFRLLNISSAYWRGDEENEQLTRVYGTAFESESELAEFLQMREEAKERDHRKIGQELDLFSIAEVTGPGLPLYHPNGKRVLNALSNYAEELNLDSGYDPVETPHLFRTELWKQSGHYDNYVDDMFLLDVNDEEYGLKPMNCPGHATIFAQKNWSYRDLPVRYFEDGKVYRKEQRGELSGLSRVWAFTIDDGHIFCRPDQIEDEINLIIDSILTVFDTFDLDYEVALATRPDKSVGSDEIWEHAEAQLESVLDAQGMDYKLEAGDGAFYGPKIDFAFEDALGRKWDGPTVQLDFNMPERFDLSYTGEDNEEHQPVMIHRALYGSYERFLMLLTEHFNGKFPFWLAPEQVRILPISDDQLGYAKQIKNRYLGDFRVDIEERSWTLGRKIREAQEDRVPYMVIVGGDEEAAGTISVRDRKERERKDVSVEAFCDHLREEESEKRTDPDFLA
- a CDS encoding APC family permease, translating into MAGGHRRLSLPHALAVVTGALLGVGALYIPERVETLAGPMTPVGFLIATAGALALTVGYATFLSGPLGDRSAGAYLHLSRTWRSRAVGFFTVWPKPAAYAALLALLAQYLARLLALPVAQDTVALVVLGGLLALHLAGPAVVGRLGLLLSGGFTLFVLVLAAAALSVVVPSNFVPLLPTPVLRDQPVLSLGRGALVALFGFVGFEACVGLAGEVESPRETLPRALLGGVTGVGLLVTLIAFVTLGVIPWARMIFATVPFVDAAASGLDVAATALVTPGLVLATLAALVALSWAPTRTLAGLGEVVPPLAHTNRFGAPDVASLVVFGLAGTLVFVDAVFVGLFLVVPGLLVLYVAHGLTTAALPVVNPDLYRACAFRLSPRLLAVCGLSGAGLTALLLWQALTLDPVVVLGYTRVGPTLTGPVADPLVRRPLESAVPALVGWETLGVLVYVAARDYRAEVGVELEPLTRF
- a CDS encoding ATPase domain-containing protein gives rise to the protein MAEPPSRSGNDVGSGDEGSHPEAERLSSGISGLDTVLGGGFLTGYHYLIRGTPGAGKTVLGWHFLTAGGRGDALYVTFEERPEKIRRNAASLGLDLDGVTILDLSPEARSVAEGGSYDVFAPSAVEYEALTARVQTQVEADPPSRVLLDPVTQLRYLAPDEYQFRRELLSLMDLLTGRGETVLFTSQTSPETPDDDLQFMSDGILELRRPNGGRVLDVPKFRGAEVTAGPHAVRVDQGGMSVYPRVVPERDGRPFTRRLTSSGVPALDDLLHGGIELGTTTLFSGPTGIGKTTVSALFLIEAARRGHHSVLYHLEEKPETFIERCAAIDTPVTELLDDGTLEVVSVTPSLLTVGEFLGQVQSDVTDDTTFVMIDGVQGFEKLTNLSEEREELSALRSYLTARGVTVVLTDEMPNITGDFRPTKSGETAIADNIVFMRYLEFNGEIHRAIGVLKKRTSDFEHRLRRFEITEEGIRVGDPLTGLSGVLTGDPQWVGTDPEREGAL
- a CDS encoding mechanosensitive ion channel family protein — translated: MTRRLGSSALAIAALAALVAGYIQATAPFPDPFPTTVLPGNVVLTKVLLVVATVLGFYGVYVIVFRALSTRFTKRRAHDVRNVLRLFLGGTALISVLGIITEQWVGVLLSLGVVGFAVTFALQQPLLSLLGWVYIMLKRPYAVGDRVKIEDSKGDVIEVDFLVTTLWEVNGDLVSTHQPSGRVVTVPNSVVLNAQVVNYTTLVDHVWNELSVQVAFETDLRFARQTMVDVADDYLGDAMAREIADYRERLAETAVELEVQDGPTVNVVQTESWVELRLRYLVHPRRGARTRNVLYERILDRFNEQPDRVKFPVSRNR
- a CDS encoding DNA-3-methyladenine glycosylase family protein, whose amino-acid sequence is MSSESTTSEFETGVIPLSEVGPFDLQATLESGQSYLWDRADGRMYDSLHAHGGDAWYETVVPPIDGVSDEQAVVRVRQQDGQLAWESTTDAVPILTHLLRLDDDLDRILASTPDLPLLRRAYERYRGMRLVRDPAFACLVSFICSAQMRVSRIHEMQRRLAREYGDEVVVGDETYHAFPTPTQLAAATESDLRELKLGYRAPYVQRTATMVADGEAHPTEALGLDYEAARDSLTRFVGVGDKVADCVLLFSLGFLEAVPLDTWIQTAIADHYPDCERENYRETSRAVRERFGGDYAGYAQTYVFYYLRAGGDSEPPGEPS
- a CDS encoding sensor histidine kinase, whose translation is MSRATRRSTGVGNVMWESPDTAGTSDTTREASPNSGDGTFLPPVAVTSPHRVLLLIAHRRNRTLLLDWFAKQSTYDALDGIAILDGSERTGRDDDTPTERTTDSPTGPGTERAATNRGAAAGSRACDRGFDGLESEAIDVVLVDASALERYETWVRRRLELERPLPLPCLLLAGESTTRQLFSSNAPHGWRTLVDDVVATPVDPALLDRRLRAYLSLREMAAELERRHDQLSLLAQVVRHDIANAATVVTGWGELLRGDVSPAGVEALERVLRGGQRITELVENSRDLTMLIDAGHDLETEAMLLGPILRVEVDNVRRIHGSTMKAVTVDLVSPLPAVEVVAGGMLPSVFANLLSNAVRHNDADAVEIGVTVDVEPDEVVVRVTDNGPGIPDDQKERVFEPATKRGDSPGDGLGLSLVKRLVESYGGRVWFEDASGGGVVACVALCRVTSSPP
- a CDS encoding VanZ family protein, encoding MKSLLGERRHALGTLLVAAAAVVFVGSVLPLPTTGGDVALAGPLGVGADKWVHAASYAVIAGLAVLDGRPRRVTFGVVGLVAVVLAVAAFGAGIEAVQSLVPGRTASGGDIVANTVGAVVGAVTGTWVTARRRRIGPFE